CGATTGGCTGCTATGCGTGCAACCGAGACCAAGTCTTAACACAGTCAGCTTCTATTGGAACACCTGACATTTATAGGTTTCAGAATGAACACAGTAAAGAGCGTTCTGTTTCCCATGCAGACAATCTCTTTCCAAGGATTCCTAGGCTCTTTCCAATCTCTTTCCTAGTTTCGGATTCATTCAAAGCTCGCCTTTCAGTGGAACATATAAGAACATTCCAAGAATGCCTTGCATGTTTCGCAGAGGGAACCTGGTCTCTTTTAAAACATGCCTGAGGCTACTAGGTTTGATCGCATCAGCTTTAGTAGTCATCCCATTAGGATGTTTGAATATGAGTGTTTCAACACTGGGTCTCTTCTCTAGGTCTCAGCCCAATACGTCACAAACATCACCGTGTACAGCTATCCATAGACTGCATGGTAGCATTGCACTCCTGGAGACACCGGACATTTCTGTCACAGGGTGTCCGGATGGCACTGTTTTATCCAGAAAAGTAGTCACGACAGACGCATTTATCTCGGGTTTGGGTGCGACCCAGGAGGGCAGAACAGTCAACGGATATGTGGGGACCCCTCCCCACAGGCGTGAGAGGAGATTTTCCATCCTCACCCAAAACATTTGGCACCTGGCCTGTGAATGGTTCAACTTGAACACTGCCGGGCTTCCCCAAAATGTAATTTCAACTATTCAGAGTCCTAGAGCCTCATCTACCAGGTCCCTTTTATAATTGTAAATGGCTCATGTCTGAGGAATGGTGCACTAAATCACAGACAATGCCATTCCAGTGCTCTGTCCCGGTAATCCTGAAGTTTCTACAGGAATTATTAGAAAAAGAAAATGCTTTTTCTACTATTAAGGTATATCTAGCAGCTATTTTGGCTTGTCATGTGGGTTTTGGGAGCACGACAGTGGAGCAACACCCTCTTGTCACCCGTTTTCTCAAGGGTGCACGTTGTTTGCGTCCGGTATCCATACAGCTTGTCCCGTCATGGGATTTATCAATTGTTTTGGATGCTCTATGCCAACAACCTTTTGAGCCCTTGGAACAGGTGGAACTGAAGAAGCTTTCATTTAAGACCGCGCTATTACTAGCATTGGCCTCCGCGAAGCTCGTAAGTTGTTTGTTTCCTGGGCGAAACCTCACACGGGTAAAGAGCTCAATTAACAACCCCTTTCTCATGCATAGTGGGGGCTATCCCTTTAGCCTACACAAGTAAGGGTCTTCAGTCTCCTGCTGGCCTACGGGCTCATTCTACTAGAGGAATGGCTGGGCTTTATTTAAGGACATATCTAGCCAGGATATTTGCTCAGCAGTGAGTTGGGCTTCGCCTAATACATTTGCAAAGTTTTATATGCTCGACGTCACTGCACCGACCCTAGCGCATACTGTTTAACGTGTAGGATCTTCTGAGGGGCAAAGCCCATTTGTGTGAAATATCGCACAGGGCAGTCGGTCGTCAGGATAAGCTAGTCTGCCAATACAGAAGTCAGTATATTCCATAATACCAAAACAAATACTTGAAAGAGAACTTTAGGTTACGACCGTAATCCCGGTTCTCTGATAGTATGAGTGAGGCATTTCACCAGACCACCCTCCTTGCATGAGCGAGGGATAGGTGTTGCTTATTTTTGAATGACTCAGATGCTGCATTAGGCCTTCTTTATTGGGTAGGAGGGACAATCTTCCCCGAAGCACACGTCTCGACATCCAGCCAATCATGGCTGGCGTAGTGTAATAAAGGCTTCTGAGGAATACGCTGGGGGGTATCCCATAAGTGAAATACCTCACTCATACTATCAGAGAACCGGGGTTACGGTTGTAACCTAAAGATTTCATGAGTCTGCTCACCACTCACATTAGTGATGCATGTCTGTTAGATGCTATACTCTGATTGTCTTTGTCTGTCTTCCACCCCTCCCAGATGGTACCACTTTGACCTGTCCCGACATGCCGCTGAAGCTCTCCTCCTATCCAATGGGAAAGATGGCAGCTATCTCCTCCGAAACAGTCATGAGGGTCCTGGCAGCTTTGCCCTCTCTGTCAGGTGGGCCTACCTATCCCGTCCCTCTTAAAAAGTAAAacgtctccctccctcttccatgCCCCATTTCAGATGGATTCCCATTCACCACATGCTTTTTTCTTTCCTTATACAGAGCCAAGGATTCAGTTAAACATTTCCATGTGACACGGAAAAGCAGTGGATACGCTTTTGGCTTCAATGAGTTTGCGTCCCTCCAGGACTTTGTCAGCCATTTTGCCAACCAGCCTCTGCTGGGCAGTGAGACAGGTTGGCTGAAACCAGTTCTTCAGACCTTACTGAATCCAAAGTCTAAACCTAACCATTTCCCTGCTGTTTATTTATATTTTCAATGACTGAAATATATCCCTTGGTACACCCTCAAGACTAACCCGAACCTTGATCTTTCACTCAACCAGGTACCCTCATTGTCCTTAAATGCCCATATCCATGGCATGTAGAAGAACCGTCCATCTATGAGTCTGTGCGGGTTCACACCGCCATGCAGACAGGACGAACAGAGAGCGACCTGGTGGCTAACGCTCCATCGGTATGACCACAAGCTCATTTATTAGTGAAGCAAACATGGGTTAATCATTACAACATAATTACTTAGGTCAAGTATCACAAACCTCATGAGATATTGTTTTTTTAATGATTTTGTTCACAGTTTGGAACAAAGGAGGGCTATCTGGTAAAGTTAGGAGCAGTCGTAAAGGTGAGAGAAATAGGCAGCTGTACAGACCAGGTTTAGTGGACTGTTGTTCTGGTTGAAAGACttttgatttgtttttgttttttcagAACTGGAAGCAGAGGTGGTTCACATTAAACAGAAATGAGCTCAAATACTTTAAGAACAAAATGGTGAGTAGAAACCATGCCTCTGATAGTCATGGTTTATGATACAGATGTAATATCATGAAGGGCTAGATTTTATTTGTCAGTGATTGTGACAGGATGGTGTTGCCATCTCTCATTTGCTCTCCTGTCTTAGTTTGATGAGCCTATTCGCACCCTGGATCTGACAGCATGCTCTGCAGTGCAGTTTGACTACTCCAAGGACAGAGTCAACTGCTTCTGGTGAGAGCTCCAATCCACTGAGCCAAGAGTGGGCCTACCAACTCTCGTGATTAAGGCCTTTACAGACTATTGACTAACAATTAATAATACTATTTTGACTACAATACACTGCTGTTAAAGGTCAGCCTtcccttcatttttttttttttttttgcaactgGTGCTAGTTTCATTGTTCAATCTTGAATTTGGTAAACCTCAGGGGGCATTTTTAAACATATCTGTTGGTTTCACTTCCGCTTACAGAGGAATATAAAATATGGATCATGGTGGCCGATGGCAGTGGCAGATAAGAGGAAGTGCAACCAGAGTGATGACAGGAGAAGTTCTAACCTCCACTCATCTACTTTATTTTGTTGCTGGATCTCTTTCTGTAGCTGTTGATATTAAACCTAGCATTAATACTCATTCGGTCTCTTATTTAGTTTGGTGTTCCCTGAGAGGACATTTTATCTGTGTGCCAAGAGTGGTGTGGAGGCAGATGAGTGGATCAAGATAATACGATGGAAACTGGTGAGCCCATAATCCACTATTACTATTAAAATGTATAAAACAGAAACAAAGCTTGAACTGGCTACCTTAATCCAAATGCTTAACTAATGGGAGTAGTGCCAGAGCAAAATAGCCTAACAAAATGAATGTTTGTTTTCAGTCACACATAAGAAAAGAAAGATGACAACATGAAGAGGAGGAGCCAAAAGAGGCATATTCTCACAGTGAACTAAATTACCTTAAGTCTGGTAACTTGTCACTCATGTTATCCTCAGAGATCCTTTCTGCTCCACAGATGACTGGCTGGTATCCCAAGACAAAAGACAATGGGGCTCTTTGACCATCGAAAAATGACCATGTCATTTTCAGGACATGCACAATGTTTTGGAtctaattgtattttttttgcgATAGACTTGAGTTCCTCCAAGAATTGTATTTTCTCTAGATTGATATCTTTCACTGGTTGACATTCACGTGATCTTAATTTTACTTAACAAGATGTAACAGTCATACTGTgaataaatatttattttaataGAGAAATGAGCAACAGATGAGTCAGTTTATTAATTACAAACATGAGAAAGGAAGGGGTTACATTCAAGTACTAGAAAATTAAGGCAACAAACACAGCATCATGACactaacatgtactgtatcttTCAGCAACAGAGCTCTCTGtatgtgtgggtgcgtgtgcaTGATAGAGATATTAAAAATATGTAGTAGATCCTTTTTCATGACTGACTCTGTCACAGAATAGTCCCATTGCTGTCAAGGTGATACACTCCTAAGCAACCTCCACTACCTGCCATAGCTCTTCGATTAGTGGTACAAGCTCCTTCTCCAGACGGATAATCAAACCTACAAACAACAACAGTTTGGATAACACTTCAGAATGCTGTACTTGCCTTCATTCATGCAGAGGATAGAAAGTAGAGATCTTCATCTTACCTGTGTTGGCACTACTGCATGCGATGAAACTGATCACCAACGGTAACCGGTTAAACTGCACAATCTGGAAAAAAGTGAACTTGTCAGCATAACAAGGCACATGGGTCAGTGTTTTTCAATCTGTTCTTGAGGAGCACCAGGGAAtgcacatttttttgttttagcccagcactaacacacctgactcaacTAATCACCAAGCCTTTATATGTTAGGTCCAGATTTTATTTACCTGGTATGTGTTATAGTAGCAGATGATACTCTTGTTTTTAGAGAGCCTTAGCTAACTGCCCTGGTCGTTGGCCAATGCAAAGGTGGAGAGGAAGCCTGACCGTAGAGCATATTCTGGTGCATTATTTTTCGCCACTGAAGGAGAATGCATCAGGTACACTGAGCACAACACATTGGACAAGAAAAGGTCAACTAAATTACCTAGCTTTTAGAAGAAAACATAGGTGTGAGGGAGGACCTACCTTTAATAACTGGGACACCATCCCTATCTGTCACTATGATTGCATGAAGACCCTCAACACTGGTGGATAAGGAAAAAAAGAGCACATGACAACTCCTTAATCATAATTCAAACTACTGAACCTCACTTTTCACATTAGGGATTCCTAAGTTCAATATTAGGTTTCAGCAACAGAAGAATCATAATGAACACAATCATACAACAAACAAACATACCTTGGTAACAGTTTGTACAAGTATCTCTTCAAGTCCTGCAGCAAAATGTGTCAAGATAGAGACAAGATAGGTAGCTACCAGGGGTGCAACtatggttttagaagtggggggaggCATAGTTATTATTTTTATGGCTATGACATCAGATAGCTAGAGATTAATGTAATCAATGATTGTGTTCAAATAATTTATACTTACATCAGCCGTGGTGGAAATGTTGTCTTTTATTCCACCGTCAATTGCTAGAAGAGAACTGAATTATGGTAAGAATGTCTGTAAATGTTGAGAATATCAGCAGGTCTTTTTTATGCTCTTCCTAGCTTTCCTTGCTATTTCATTGACAGCTAAAATAAaatcaccccattccgtacaaatgtgcacaaccgcaacattcaaacggGCTATAAAGAAAAtgaatgggactgtagcgactgtgttaacgtgggggtgtgaactaggtttctattcaaggggtgattgacatggtaatggctctatagtattggagatcAGTTGAATAAACTGATCCTTCGTTACATCTTGACGTGTCATGTCATAACGTACAGCACACATAAAACAACTATttctcttacaatctctctccaccaggtgtagcacttctatcatcctttaaaaacaagaactGGACAGTGATGGGGGTAAGGGGGGAAACCTAGTATTTTTTTCTgtcatcattgcatgcgatcatcattctcaaagccgctgtttacttctaagatcactttagcaccgccctaaaaaccagATTCAAATGTggcacaaaccttcaaataggtatgtaatgacacattataaaaactctttatagtgttttatttacattttagaggtgataaggtgataagttggacagatcgagtgaaaagaagcaattttcccacacaacatctctctcacactatcacgcattagtttcgcttccccacccgccatttttaaaaaggccCGACGGGGCTCAGTGCCtacttgaattatgcagaaacaggcagcgtttaggtcatgtaattgattctgttggaaaggggagaaattgtgctttacaatggtattgacattacagttgatctggaagtattacgtttttggggcactaaaataagggcaattgtatGGACCAATgcgatgtacgagtttacgttAATTTATCTCCAGCTGATACTAGGTTTAGcaaggtagctagctagttagctggacTTGGTTGTTTTTCATATGTAgaacaaaatgtaaatgtattactaCCTTGTAAATGTATGAATGCTAATCCACTGTTACCCcttttttttaattattatatattttttattttaagtaAGCAGCTTTGCCCACAGGGAAATCATATGACTGTCTTAACCCATGTTGAGCCAGCAACATCCGATTTAAGCTGTTTAAAAATCCTTCAAAATAAGAGCCATGTAAACAGAAGAAATTGTTAATTATGTTCAGTAGCACCCAGTATCCAAAACCATTGCATTTCTGCAACTGGCTTAATTTGCGTAAGACATATTACTATACATAGAAAAAGGAGTGAAAATAGAGAATAGGAAATTAAGAAATAGATTAGATAGAAAGTGGGCTACTTAGTCTACTTCTCTGGGGTTATCATGCCCCCAGCTCAAATAGAGGAAACTATTTACACATTTGTACATCCCCCACACAGCCTTCaaatgttctctctcccctgacaacATAACAGGAGGTCTTGCTCAGAATTTACCTCAAGGTTTGAAATCTGAACTCAATAAGGCAATCCCAGTAACTAATTATGATCTTAGCAGTTTGAGTGAAACCTGCTGTTTGAATATCTGGCATGCCTTTTCTGCTGTAGTGTCAGTATATTATTGACCAAAGAATGAAGCGCAATAGGCCATCTATTTGGATGAGGATGAGTAAGTACAGTTAAAGTACAgttaacgatggtcattatggccaaacagttctatttttgtttcatcagaccagaggacatttctccaaaaagtacaatctttgtccccatgtgcagttgcacaccgtagtctggcttttttatggcggtttttgagcagtggcttcttctttgctgagtggcctttcaggttatgtcaatataggactcgttttactgtggatatagatacttttgtacctgtttcctccagcatcttcacagggtcctttactgttgttctgggattgatttgcacttttcgcaccaacgtacgttcatctctaggagacagaaagcgtctccttcctgagcggtatgatggctgcgtggtcccatggtgtttattcttgcgtactattgttagtACAGATTAACGCagtaccttcagacatttggaaattgcttgtggagttgtggaggtctacaattgattttctaaggtcttggctgaattattttgattttttccatgatgtcaagcaaagaggcactgcgtttgaaggtaggccttgaattacatccataagtacacctccaattgactcaaattatgtcaatcagcctgtcagaagcttctaaagccatgacatcattttctggaattttccaagctgtttaaaggcagtcaacttagtgtatgtaaacttctgacccaatggaattgtgatacagtgaattataagtgaaataatctgtttgtaaacaattgttggaaaaattacttgtgtcatgcacaaagtagatgtcctaaccgacttgccaaaactatagtttgttaacaagacatttgtggagtggttgaaaaacgagttttaatgacttcaacctaagtgtatgtaaacgtctgacttcaactgtaggtcttcTCATCTTCACATCTGCTTTTATTAATCTGTTGTGTATTTGTGCAGAGATTGGCATGAATTTTGAGCACATATGGCAGAAGACGTTGACAGTGCTGAACCCTATGATCCCAGCAGATGGCAGTATCATGAATGAGACCGACCTGACCCTATTCTGTTCTGTATCGCTCTGGGTGTCACTTTACTCATGGTGAAGAACCTCCCCAGCAGCTTAtgtccaagtgtgtgtgtgtgttgcatgtttTCACAGCCCAAGTCATCATGATTTACTATTCAGATAAAAAATATTTGTAGCTTTGCTGTATGTAACTGTGCATGTATTGTACTGAAAGTGTCCTGTAACAAAATGTATTTACTCTTTATATAGGCAGGCAAATCCCACTTTGGCTATGTCTATGGGATCAGTACCATCGGCTGTATGATGATGATCTATAACCTGTTGACCCTGATGGGTTCCCTGACTGTGTCCTATGGCTGTGTAGCCAGCGTGCTGGGCTACCGCCTCCTCCCCACTGTGGCACTATCTGCATTTGCAGTCGTCTTTCCCCTACAGCGAGTAGGCCTTTCCAGTCCAAAAACAATTAAAAGGTTGTCTAAATAATATTGTGTAGAATAACACAGTTTGCTCATCTTGATTTCTGTTCTGTCAAATTTTACTTTTGATTTACATCCAGAGGGATCATCGGAACGACCCTGGCCTTGCTGGTGATTGGCTGGTGCAGTCTCTCAGCTTCCAAGATCTTCACCTCCACCCTGGCTATGGAGGGTCAGCAGCTGTTGTTAGCGTACCCCTGTGCCCTGCTCTATGGAGTCTTTGCCTTGCTAACAGTGTTCTGAAGGCCACTACTGTCACTGACTGTCAACAGAGATCCAATTTCTGAAGCACTACATTGGGCAATACATGTCTGgtatgggtgtcagtctggtatTGAGTTATAGTTATATATGGAGTTTTGTTTGTTGAATtcctatatttaaaaaaaaattaggCTCAGTTTTTCCATAGGAGTTACTTTACATTCTGAAAAATGTCATCTAGGTGTGTAATCTGTTGACATTTGTGCATTGGAATGTGCCAATAAATGGAATTTGAAATGTTACATTGTGTCAAAATGCAACACTGACTTCAATTGAAATTATGGAACTAACGAACACCATGTTGAAAAGCTATAAAACTTTATTTAAGATTGATTTTAAcagtataattcactgtatcttGTGTCTTAAAAAGCATACATTCAGGATATGAAGAAACATACATTGAGAATAACATATTTGGGgtggcaggtggttagagcgttggactagtaaccaaaaggttccAAGATCGAATtaccaagctgacaaggtaaaaatctgtcgttcttcccctgaacatggcacttaacctactgttcctaggacgtcattgaaaataacaatttgttctgaatggacttgcctagttaaataaaggtacaaatatatatatatttcaactgGAAAATGAAAGAAAAAGCTGGAATTATTACCCGTGTATAAACTTACAAACCAACATGGTTCTTAGTCTTCAAAATACAATAGCACAAGAGCATGGTTAAGCATGGTTTTACTATATGAAGAATGCATTGTTCTTCCAAGAATACAGTCTTAAATGATTTAATCTCATTTACACTCACAAAGCAGACCACTTACAAAAACATTTAACCTTAGAAAGTATTTATAAACATCAGCAAAGAAATATTATGCTCCATTCTGATAACTTTTCCTTGGTGAAGTACGTTTGTAACTTTGAgtgaaagtgtttttttttactgATCAAAAACAGATTTGTAGGACATTAAGATTTTTATTTTGAATTCATCCATTCAATAGCACATGTCCAATACAGGGTTTGGCATAGCTGATTTACACAGCCTCTAGAATAATGGTGTATTTAGAGGATTAGTCTGTTCATAACTATAGGGTTTGGATCTCTACTATATTGGATTTAGGATTGCTTGATTATTCCCTATTATCTCAACCATTCAGGTCATAAATCATAAGGGACCAGGGGGAGTAATTGAGACACTGGGCCTAGTGTGACTGTCCCAGAAGTAAATACATAAACACAAATCTTGAAGACCAAAGGTTGTGTGTTATAATAGCCAGCAGAGTCAGTAGACCCAGTCTCAGTTCCCATCATCTTTTTCCCATGGTATTTTTTTCAGATGAGGTCGGCTGCCACGCAGGTTACCCTTCAAGACGGCAGGTAGAGAAAGAAACAGATACATGCTGTTGTAAGTACTGTAACAATGTGTACCTTCACTGTAGTTACCCTGTAATTGCATAGGTATTAGGAACACACTGTAAAGTGTGACTAGAAAGGTGAATTGTTATAAAAGGGGAATTTTACTGAAACAATTTTTTCATATATTATTCATTAGTCCGCGTTTTATACATTGAAGTTGTATACTGCTTTCAAGTCTCCTGATGTCCTAAATCAAGCATGATCCAAAAGTCTCATGATGATGTGTTTTGACATTGTGTGAATTTTCCCTAAAGTAAACACAAGTCTGCTAGGATAGCTATGAGGACTATAACGTTGTTAAATTACTCACTGTATACACGTTGGAGAGGTTGGAAAGGTTGTTGAACAGCGCTTGACCTGCACTGACTTTGTTCTTCACACCACGTACAGTCCCATTCTTGCTGCAGATATTAATGCGCTTGTTGCTAAAGAGCAGCCCCTTTTTGGTGCTAGCGTACATAAGCAGGTCATCCGGATCACTCCCGCAATCATCCGGCGCTGTGCCCACCAGCCCACACAGATGCCCATTTGCCTCACTGGTTGGTGGGGAGCTCACCTGCTCGCTCTCCGAGTTGCTGGTGCAGTCCGAGTCAACCGAGTCTGTCACTGAGCCACACAATGTCAATGTGTCATCCTTGAAAACCTCAGTTAAAATGCGACCACTATTTGCAGATGCCACCCGAAACCTTACAGTTCTCTGAGCCTTTTCTTTGTCTTGTCTTGAGGTTGTGCCCTCCATTAGAACGCAAGAGGGTGTTTTACATGTTTTACATGGTCAACATCTCTCTTTCAGTGAAGTAAGATGCATTCTTGTAAGATTAAGCCATACCCTTCTGCTATTGTTAATTTTCATTGACATGTAAAATCTAAGTCCAAAATGGTCTAAGTAAGAAACCTAGACACCAAAATGGTTAATAATAAATGAAGTTCTGCCATGGTAACAGTTAAAACAGGCAAACAGTAAACTGATATCCCCATGATGCATAATTAATTAATTGATTGGTCAAATATGACCAAATAGGCAACCATAGTTGAGAGGTCACTGCAGATCAACAACCCACCAGTTCTTGTGCCCAGTGTCATACCTCCACAATCTCTCATCAGATGAAAGCTTCAGCAACTTTGAGGACCTATTATAATGTTATCAAGCATGCGGCTGTTGTATAGGAGCATCCCTTTATTGTAGCAAGAGCAGGTTCCGTTAAAAAAGGGAAGAGCGGAATCTTTCCTCACGGCCTTGATAAAATATTTCCCAACTAAAACTTTGCTGTCATCGACATAAAATCACACAGTCTGTCTGGGTGAACCAACTACAGCCAACGTACGAGCACAGAGTTTGGTAATAGAATCTAGTGTAATATACGTTTTTGTCAAATATTTATTGTGGATTATCTCTAATTTGAATACCAAAAGTGACCCTATTGTCCTGCGGGAAAACCCAAACACACGTGTCTACCTGTGTCTCCAGCAAGAATAAGTCAGACGTAGAAGGAATAAGGTCGTGACCACAGAGATTtcacttcaaaataaaagtctcgCAATGAAGATGGTAAAAAATTATACAATGGTCGACAATTCATAACATTTTTGTGAGCAAATGTATTTTGCAAATTAATTTTGTTTAACAATATGGAAAAAGGAAAACAGTTAATCGACTTTACAAATAATATTATAGCATTGACATTATTGTTAACAGCATTAAAAGTAAGGAATACTAGATAGTTATCATGGTAACAGCAGTAATACAAataacaaaacattatttatctactgttaataataatagtaataacaatatTAATAATATAATTAGAATAATCaacattagaaaacacttttaaaTCCCTTTGTTAATTAGCCCATTCGTATTGCATGATGTTCAGGATGTTTTAAAAATTGGACATACATATTGCACCATACACAATTTCCTTCTGTATGTTGTGTCGCAGTAAAAGGGGGTTCCATTCTACTGAGCACTTCTATTTTTCAAATCCATAGAGTTTACACCCAGAGGAGCATCGCTGCTCATTCTACAAACAATATGTTTATTCAAAAAAtaatacctaaaggggtcctaaaattctaaatcaaatagctaaatgatccatggtatgaccatctgaaaacaattccatatgttagcttagtacccctactttgatgctaattagcatttttgaatctgagagtaaatagagcagaatatattgataaaagtcaccttgtccaattgagatttacatggttatcaaaccgacacaccagggtaagcctacacaaaacacagcccatATAATAAGTGTTTTTAAAAGCCCCTATGGGAAattaatggtggaaaaacaattggaaccttttccctgatgttgtttttgtacttttacccctttttcatgatatccaaCTGGTAGTTACAGCCTTGTccaatcgctgcaactcccctacaaacttcgggagaggcgaaggtcgagagccatgcatcctctgaaacatgaccctacCAAGGCacattgcttcttgacacactgctcacttaatctggaagccagccgcacgaATGTGTCAGGCAAAACACAGTCTAGCTGGTGaacgaagtcagcttgcaggcacccagcccgccacaaagagacgctagagcacgatgggacaaaccctcctctaacctggaccccgctgggccaaatgtgcgccacctcatgggtctcctggtcaagGCCGGCTATGACATAGCATGGAACCTCagcctgtagtgatgcctcaagcaatgtgatgcagtgccttagatcgctgcggCACTCAGGAGGCCCTTTTcactgtttgaccgctaggttttaagagtattatgacacctccaccgTGTGGATCTATAGCTGGCTATACATCATGTTACTCCCGTGACACTGCATGTAATATAAATCAAatgttttaaattatttattcTAATCACAGAAAAGGCAGAGAAAACACAAATATATTGGATCTGGTAAGTCTACTAGCTAGCTACTTATCTGACTTAcaattagttagctagctagtttccTAGCTACCTTGTGTTTTATGTTTTCTCTTTGCTACAGCCAGACAGCCTGGTACAGTCCAGAGCTGATATTGACGAGAACGACGAACCATAGAAAGGTCGACATATCAGAGATTGTTGTCAACTCTCAGCTGCCCTGCAGACCACGAAAGCGAAGATGAAAAGAGTGTAGAGGATAAAGAAGTGGAACAGCATCTCAGTTATGGCAAGTGAAAGTGTGAAAGTGCACACTGATTGAACCATAGTTTTGCTTGCAGATATATGAAATATTGGTTATGCAATGATTGTTGTTTGACTTTAAAACAGTCATGGAGTGCAAATCAGATCAGAATTTAAAATTAGAATTTTCTATTCTGCTTGATTTTATTAGGCAGTGACGTCGAGGAAGATGAGGAACATcaagtataaaagac
This genomic stretch from Oncorhynchus keta strain PuntledgeMale-10-30-2019 chromosome 29, Oket_V2, whole genome shotgun sequence harbors:
- the dapp1 gene encoding dual adapter for phosphotyrosine and 3-phosphotyrosine and 3-phosphoinositide — protein: MSYYSDTPSVDDELESLGWYHFDLSRHAAEALLLSNGKDGSYLLRNSHEGPGSFALSVRAKDSVKHFHVTRKSSGYAFGFNEFASLQDFVSHFANQPLLGSETGTLIVLKCPYPWHVEEPSIYESVRVHTAMQTGRTESDLVANAPSFGTKEGYLVKLGAVVKNWKQRWFTLNRNELKYFKNKMFDEPIRTLDLTACSAVQFDYSKDRVNCFCLVFPERTFYLCAKSGVEADEWIKIIRWKLSHIRKER
- the grxcr1b gene encoding glutaredoxin domain-containing cysteine-rich protein 1, with amino-acid sequence MEGTTSRQDKEKAQRTVRFRVASANSGRILTEVFKDDTLTLCGSVTDSVDSDCTSNSESEQVSSPPTSEANGHLCGLVGTAPDDCGSDPDDLLMYASTKKGLLFSNKRINICSKNGTVRGVKNKVSAGQALFNNLSNLSNVYTGNLRGSRPHLKKIPWEKDDGN